The Castanea sativa cultivar Marrone di Chiusa Pesio chromosome 4, ASM4071231v1 sequence taaaaaaatgtaattctaaaaattttaattatttatctcCTGATGATCAATATTTTAGTGAATGGACTACTCTCGTGCCACAACATTGTccacttaaaaaaattgagtaagagcatctccaataggctCTCTAAAGCCTAATTTGGagcacaaacacacaaaaatacaCCTCCAACAGCCTCTccatctcctttttttttttatttataggtttGCTACATTAGCTCTCTAGAATTACTGTAGCTCCTCTAAACAATATActccattaaaataatacccaattgaataaaaacagacttttttctctttcctccatttctctttcttctgcactccctctctctcttgcttcTATTTAGAGAAAAACTTTCTATTTGCTTCTCATCAGAAAACAACGATGAAGCACAAAATCGACGGAGCTctcaatcaaaatacaaactcaaatcacaatttttaaactaatcaaattagaacaaaaaaagaaaagaaaaaaagagcaaagaTGACCCATCTGAACCTCAGTGGAGAGGAGAACCTGTGGTGGTGGGAGGGGAAAAAAGGTTGTCCTCTAGCCTTTGTCATCCACCGAcgatgtgagagagagaaagaaagagagagagagcagctTCAATGCTCTAGAGTAGACGAAGTgctagagaagaaaagaaaaaagacaattGAAGAGAGCTCCAGAGCAAGTgctagagaagaaaagaaaagaaaaagtgaagagAACTCCAGACGTGAAGATAGAGATAAGGGAAaggtgtggaggagaaaaaaaagaggaaaaaagagggaaaagaaacGTGTGGATGAAATAAAGAgataatggaaaaataaaataaagaataagaaattaaaattgagaaatgctactacaatattttcacaataaattttaagtagttGGTTGTTATTAACTAATactgatgaaaaaaaaaattaagtgatgtgttcaaattaaaatcagtaataacttaccacatatgatttattataaaaatattgtaaaatattaaGAACGTAGTACTTCTCATTAAAATTAGATGAATGGAAgaagattgaaaaagaaatattaaataaagaatgaagaaataatatttaaataagatagaaaaaatgataaagagttTGTtgaaaagtgtatttgaaaaagtaagtaagaaaaagataaaataaattgttcactctccgaacaatataaaaatttgaagagaCATTTGGAGATGCTCTCCAACAACCTTCTTGttaattattttcttgttaATTATTAGGTCCTAAGGAATCCAATGGACCCCCATTTTAAAGGTGAAGTCACTGCCGTATTCCCTTTTTAAGACATGTACTTTAGTGGGCTCAGGCATGTACACAaccataaaacttgttaaactGCATCCAATTAGAATTAGGAAAAATCTTATTACAAATTACATCCAGCACATTATATTTAAAAGGGGGTCTGATTAATATATGTACCAATTcattttaagtaaatttttattaggaatagaaaaagttgtcaaaaaatttgacaaatttttcaatatttgatataaaatttcttaaaatagtttactaacATATGATTTAAAGGCATATGTTAGAAAAAGcctatttaaaattgttttggTGAAAGTGTTTATGCATGATATAGACTAGTTAGTGtctatttgaaaacaatttatgtagttttttgttaaaacttttttattgtaaataaaaagtaaagttaaataaaatacgTATGTGATTTacgtgagacccataaataataagaaaaataaacaaaagttaaagaaaataaatagatgAGTCATTTGGGATCAGCAAATGATAGAAAAAATAAGCAATAATCTGACTTATAAgtatatcaatatttttaaaattaattgagagagagagagagagagagacctcaATCTGGTCACCGATGTGAACAATTAATGCATTAGGTATGTACTTAGCATCGATCCAATGGTCATCTTTGAGAACTTGGAGTCCAGGAACTTCATTAGGCACAAGAATGGTGAGGGAGGAAAAATCAGTGTGGGCCACTACTCCGAGTGCTAGGTCAGGTCGAGGACATGGTGggtaataatttattttcagcATATACACTATGTCTTCTCCACCCGCTCCTTCTTTTAGTGCATGACGTTCAACCCCTAACCCTAACGAGAGACTTGTGAACAACTTATTTGCCACTTCACGTATGTATTTTGCATACACTTCATTCGCATCTCTGCAcccaataaataattaaacacaaGCAACAAAGACCAAAATGAGTCAAATTTAACACttaccaaaatttaagttttcaCAATCAGGATAGGATTAATCTAGAGTTGTTTATATATGATGACTTTTTACAGTTTgaaattaattcattatatcatgtgggttttggttttaaaaaaccATCCTATTTAttaactatttatttatataatttttgaatgcatttattatattatataatataatagaagaaatattaataaattttgttagATGGGGCCAGGTGCAAGTACCCCTCGACCTCGGTACTCAGCCCATGACTGATAGTGATGCTACAGATTTAGAATTCATTATGTGTTCCAAAGTTAGAGGATAAAAACCTATCTTCTTTCGTcaaaaaaagggataaaaacCTGTAAGAAGGTGGGTTCTTGGGCCAGAACCGGTAGTTGATGGCGGAAGGAGGCCAGATCTTATGGAAAAGATGATCCACCCAAGGTTTTTTTCCATCAATATCTTTCTGGAGTTGGGTTCCATAGCCTTCTATGCTCTGAGAGCCAGGGATCTTAGCATATACTTCTTTCTCTTCTGGTGGAAGTTCGAAGAACTCTTTCCCAACAGCTTGTAACTTGGCTATAACATCAGTGGGTAAACCATGGTTGACAACTTGGAATATCCCCCATTCCTTGCTAGCATTAGCAATGGAACGGACCAGGTTTTCTTGATCTGGGTCACTAAGATCAATGGTTGGGATTTCCGGGACCGGTCCCCGGAATGTAGTGATAGCAGGCTGTTCTTTCTCGGGCCTTATGAACTCTGCTGGGATGGTATCAGTGGTGAGAGACAAGGAAGCAATAGCTTGAACTCTCTCAACCTCCATTGCACACAACTTAGCCCACTTTCACTGCTATTCTCTCTCTTTGCTTTTGGCATATTACGCaactttggtttggttttgttttataGAGGGTATAGAAGAGTGGAAGGTGGAGGTACAAGAAATGGTTAATTAATGCGGCTTCAGTTCAGATGAAAGACGACGTGAATATGGGTCATGAGACATTCATTTTACCAAAAACAGAGACGGAAAGAATCGACGACGTGGAATAATAGTGTTCACTTGATAGAACTACCCACCACGCAAAGGACGTGGAGTAATACAATCCTATAAAAAACTGTTCATCAGACGCACTTCCCATGTACaatgaaactcttttttttggctaaaaactcatttttgcTTTTACATTTTCACgcaatttctattttggtccctatattttattttcaccgtttttagtccctaaaatcaAGAAACTGATCTCGTTTTTGTCCTTACTGTCAATGCCCTAATGGTAAAGTCCTAGGTGACAGACGGAACAACCTACTAGCTAATGTGGCACTGATGTGgcgattaaaatattattaaaaaaatattatttggcatttttatatGCCACGCcagcattttaaattttttttttaaaagccatgtcagaaaatttaaaatgagtttttcgtGTTCTTCCTAAATCCATGAAATAAACCAATTTCCAACAAACCCCAAATCTAAATGTAAGAAATAGAAACTTGCAGCGGAATATAAGTAATCGGTTTTTCAGCATACCTCTCTTGGCCTAAACCGATTATCACACAAGAGCTTTGAGATTATTCTACGCTGTCTAGAGCCAACCTCCACGTAGACCAGCTATCCAAACATGTTTTGAATTTCAGTTTATGTAACCCATGAACCAAAAACATTTCTCTGACGGTGTTGCACACTACTAGAGTGATGCAAACATAACTCATAACCTAAGAGCCTTACAATATTCTGTAAACACTATGagaaatacaaaatttgttCACTGTTCAATAGGTACCATTCTTGGTGTTTATATACAAACCACTCTATTAATATTGAGTGGGATAGTGGACTTAGTGGGTAGAGTAACGGTTGAATACCATTACTCCATAACTCCTGGATGTTACAATCATTTTGAGGCAAATAAAGGGACATGCTCACTTTGGGTGTCTGTCCATatccttttcagtttttaacatCTCTCACTCATCCATTGTGGGCATGGCCCTATTATCCATCTCTCAATGTGTTTCTCAGTGCGTTCATATTGGCAAATAGGTTGTGTGACCGCCGAGCACACTTGAAAAACATATTTGAGAGCACTATACTAAATCTTATACCAAGACCAGCATAGCAATATCCCTAAAGTGTCTTGTTATGCCCTAGACATATATTAACACATTGAATCAAGCATCTCTAACCCCTCTTGAGTTTAATACTCAGACTTATGCTTGATCCATCATAACAATCTAGATGTACTCACGATTATTTCGCTACCATAAGCGCTATAACCTGTTGACAGTGAGTACAAATATAAGGATGTGTTACAAAAATAGTCTTCCCTTTGACTTTGGTCCAATCGCTTTCCCAGCAATGTCCCTTTAGATTGAATCCAACATGGCCATAGGTAACATGCCGAAGTAGCAGACATCAAAACCTTAGCTTCATGACATAGTCAAAAGTAACAAGGGCATAAGTAGGATCTTAATGTAAGATCCATGGGACTCACACGGTGAAGAAGCAGGGATTTATTCTCTCACCTCCGCTTTTGGTCGAGCAAGCACATGTAGTATGAAATACATGCTACGGTGGAGTTCTCTTAAGTAAGAACGTATGTCTTAACTCAATACACCATACAAATCTTAGTCTAGTCGCTACTCAAGCGCCTAACTCGAGTCCTTTATTCGCTTGCCAACTCAGGCATCAAATAAGGTCTCACATTTGGCTAACCACAGGCTACATGGATTATGGGCTATCGATGTACGGTCTAAttaagataaatatattatagacCTCATCTTAGTTCCAACTAAGGCGACATCTGTTTGTGTCAACCATCTATATATGCTACATAAGCATTAAATGACACAATGTCTCATCTCTGCTCACTACTCAAGTGCTAGAGGCGATTGCTCGTGTGAGTGAGCCGACCTAAGCCTGCCGACATACCTTTCATACCACAGAATTCATCATAtggtatatgtgtgtgtaaacGTACATATTATTAACTAAATAACATcatatgcattaaaaaaatcccaaaagagTACAATAAATGGTAACTAAAAACAACATATCATCATATTCTACATAGCCCTAAACTCCTAACATGAGCCTGAAAGGCATCCCTTCCTATAGGCTTTGTAAAAGGATTGGCAATCATGAGGCTTGTAGAAATGTGTTCTAGAACTACTTCATTGTGAGCAACCATGTCTCGAATGTAGTGATATCGTATATCAATATGTTTGGTTCTACCATGATACTTAGAGTCTTTAGCATAGGCAAGTGCTACCATGCTATCACAATGTATCGTAACGGGATCCGAGGCATCCTTGACAACCTCAAGATTCTGAAAGAACCTCCTCAACCAAACTGCTTCCTGAATAGCTATTGAACATGCAACATACTCTGCTTTCATAGTTGATAATGCTATACAGAGTTGTTTCTTACTACTCCAAGTGATGGCACAATTATTTAGCAAGAAAGCATACCCAGATGTGGATTTGTGCTCATCTAGGTCACTACCCCAATTAGCATCACTATAGGCAATCATACGCAAATCTGAACCCTGATAACAAAGGATGTAGTCTACTGTCCCTTTAAGATACCTTAATATCCTCTTGACAGCTTTCCAATGAGCAAGTCCTAGATTAGACTGAAATCTATTGACTAATCCAACAACATAATATATATCAGGCTGAGTACACATCATTGCATACATCAAGCTTCCAACTACATTAGCATAAGGAACACGAGCcgtcttttctttttaatcttgaTTCTTAGGACACATATCAAGGCTTAAGCTCTCATTTTTTGTAACTGGAGTATCTATGGGTTTGCAATTATGCATTAGGAAATGCTCAAGAACTTTCTTAATGTAAGTTTGTTGTGATAAACCTAAAAGTTTCTTTGAGCGATCCTTGAGGATTTCAACCCCCAAAATATAATCTGCCTCACCCATGTCCTTCGTCTCAAAGTTAGAGGATAACCACCCTTTTGCGGTGATAATCATCTCCATGTCATTACCGGCTAATAATATGTCATCGACATACAATGACAAAATAATGAAACTTCCCTTAGATCGTTTTACGTAGACACAGTGATCTTCTTTGATCATCGTAAACCATTCGATAGAACGGCTTAATGAATTCTCAGATACCACTGTCTAGATCGCTTTAAACCATATATGGATCGCTTAAGTTTGTACACTTTGTGCTCTTGACCTTTGGTCACAAAGCCAATAGGTTGATCCATATAGATTTCTTCATGCAACAATGGCCAGAATGAGTCGAACAGAGGCAAACCTCACAACCGGAGAAAAGGTTTCCTCGTAGTCAACACCCTCCTTTTGAGTGTATCCTTTTGCCACTAATCGAGCTTTATACCTTTCTATTAACCCATCCGCCTTGCGTTTGATTTTAAGAACCCATTTGTTCCCAATTGCTTTACGCCCCGACAGTAGTTCTACCAGATCCAAGACCTGATTAGTCCTCATAGACTCTATTTCATTATTCATTGCTTCATCCACTCATCAATAATAGAAGATGAGAGAGCCTCTTGCACAGTTATTGGCTCATCATCATTCTGTGAATCAATCATGAAAGCTTCCCCCTCAATCTCAAAATGACGACGAGGAACATTACCACGGTTGCTTCTATGTGACTGAGGTTGTTGTGGATCAACTTCTAGTGGTGTGCTCCCACTAGGTTATGAGTCGCTCCCACTGTCTCTAGGAGTTTCAAGAATTTCTTTCTTGTCCTCTACTAGTCTACTTGGGGCGCCTCCTTCTTGATCCATCATTTCATAAAGAGTCAAGTTCTTTTCAACCTCACCTATGTTAGGGAATTCACTTTCAATGAAATCAACATCACGTGACTCCAATTCAGTCACACTTCCATCTGGTTGTTCACCTATCAACACATAGCCTTTGGAACACTATTTTATAAAGATACACTTCTTTCCTCTAGGCCCTAACTTCCCATATCTATGAGAAGTATTGTGAACATAACCTGTTGAACCCCATGACCGCATGTTATTCAAGTTAGGATTATTGTTGGTCCATAGTTCATAAGGCGTGGAAGATACTGATTTAGAGAGCACTCGGTTAAGTATATAGGCTGCAGTCAAAAGTGTATCCCCCAATACGAAATCGGTAAGTTTGCTTGCGCCATCATTGACCTAACCATCTCTAGTAGTGTTCGATTTCTACTTTCCACCACACCATTTTGTTGCGGTGTATAAGGCATCGTTAACTGCCTTTCAATTCCCTTTTCATCACAAAGCTCCTTAAATTGCTCAGATAGATACTCACGCCCACGATTAGTTCTAAGAGCCTTAATGCTCTTGTCTAATTGATTTTCAACCAATCTCATGTATCATCTAAGGCAATCTAAAGCCTCAGGCTTATGAGAAATCAAATAGACATGATCGTAACGTGTATAGTCATCTATAAATATGGTGAAGTAGAAACCTCCATGCCTTGCCCTCACATTCATTGGACCACATATATCAGAGTGGATTAGTTGCAATGGAAAAGATGCCCTTGTGGCTTTTCCaaatggttttctttttgaCTTTCCCACAAGACAATGTTCACATGTGGACAAAGTGACCTTGGCGAGATTGTCCATAAGGCCTTCTCTAGCTAACCTAGTCATCCTCTCTTGCCCTATATGGCCAAGCCTAGCATGCCATATAATTGAATTATCACAAGCATTATCagatgaagtaaaaaaaaattgaactatcattattataatattcaatagccaaaattaaaaaaccatttGAAATAAAACCACGACCATAATAAACTGTTCCCAAATGCAATAAAACataattattctaaaaaataaactggaaaCCAAGTCTTAACAAAGTAACTACAGAAAGTAAGTTCCTCCGGATCTTTAGAGTATACAATACGTCATGGAGTAACAGAGTGCGACCACCTCGCAACTCTAGCTTGTAAGTACCAATTCCAAGTACCTCCCCGCTAGCTCCGTTTCCCACCTTGATGTCTCTACTCCCAATAGGAATCCAGCAGTACTCCACAAATCTCACTCTATCTCTCGCTACATGTTTGGTTGCTGTTGAGTCTACAGTCCACATAGGAGCAGAATTAGCAACAAGGACATGACTAGTTACAAAAACATGGTGAGATGTAGGATTAGGTGTTACCTTTTTTGGCTTAGTGCAATCACGAGCAAAATGTCATTTCTTTCTGCAATTATAACAAGTCAACTTAGACTTGTTCTTCTTTGCGCGCTTTCCTCTAGTATTGCGCTTGACAAACTTAGCCTTCTTAGGCAGTGGCCCATTAGGTCTCTCTTGTCTAGGAGCATAATTAGGTTGCTTGCGTTTAGGCCTAAATGCCTTATGCGAGCTAGTCTCAGCCATGAGCATAGAACTAATCGGCTTGGCTGCTTCAAGGTGCTCAGCTTCAAGTTCCAAGTGACGAGCCACATCATCAAATGTTTTAGTGTTCTCATTATGTGTCAAGTTTTGACACATCGTCTCCCATGAACTTGGTAGTGAACGAATCATTGCCTGGACTTGTTGTTTGTCAGTAAAATTGTTTCCAGCTAATTTGAGCTCTTGAATCATGGAGGACATCGCCCTAAGATGCTGCTTAATCGTATGTTCAGAGCGCATCTTATATgaatcaaatttcattgttaAGCCATGCAGTCTAGTGGCTGATGTCCCTCCATATCTTAGCTTTAGAGCTTTCCACGTGTCTTGTGCAGTTGTATACTGTTCAAATTCACCAATCAAGTCATTATGCATGTTGCTCAGCATTTAAAGCGCGCACACAAATCCTTTTTGCACCAACTTTCATAGGCAGCAAGATCACGTTGGTGTTGCTTAGTGCTTCCCTCATCGGGTTTACTCAACGAATGAGTTAGAGTCTTTAGGACTTCTTGCTCATTCAGCACATATTGGATTTTGCGGTGCCAAATATTGTAATTTTAACCATCCAGTTTCTCTCGTTTATTGAGATCAGCAACTATACCTTTGGAAGCCATTTCACtacaaaatttcacaaatgGGACATTACACAcacatttcaaaaattttgtcgTTTGATCTAAAATAAACTTAGATAATCAACACACGTTGCAAGATTGAAAATTCGCTAGGCTTCTTAATCATCTCTTGTGCCACTAGTGTTTATTACTAAGCTTAATTTTAATCTATTCGTGCAAAATTATGTATGGGAGATAACGCAACTCAACCATACTCCCACTATTTCATATTTGCAAAGaatgtgtattaaaaaaattcaccaattttatcaattaactATTGAGCCAAACATGCTATCACAATTTAAACTCATGCAAACAATCCATATAGGCATCTCATTATTTcactaagaaataattattactttgtcacgttaaatataatatttatcttttataccatatttcactaagaaataataatggaattaaacaatttacaaaattaaataaattcgATATCATTTACGCATATACCTTTTATGTTTCATGAGAAATAAATGCAAGGCTTGTATAGCATACGTTACAATGAAATAATTGAACGGATTTAATACAGTTTTAATCTAAATGAATTATTGCAAATATATCACTGTCCATGATATAGAGTTGGTCATGTACTTGTGCCTTTTTAAATAATGGTGAAACAATGCAATAGGCTtaatatgcattaaaaaaaaaaaaaaaactcacaaagATCAAAGACCCCAAACGAAGCACATGAGCACATTGAACAGTGCACACTAAtagagcaaaaagaaaaaaagaaaaagaaaaggtgtttaAGAAGTAAGCAATTGTGGGacctcccttttttttattatatcattgGCTGTCACTCTAGCCCTTTTGGCGAGTGGTAGACACGTGATGCCTAAAATAGGTTGTCTTCTACCTTCATCCGCTCCTCTCAATTTCTttcagccaaaaaataaaacaagtttcAGACATGAACTTCAAAGTTTTATATCTTCTTCATTTTAAGTCCATTTTTAACATACCATATACCGATTTAAAGCTTATAACATATAGATTCAtaatatgaaattatattttgtaaacaGAAATCATATAAGAGCAGTTTTGTCCTTAAAGTTTCGGTGTTCTAAGTTTTGTTAAACTACATCTCATGACACACTTAGAGATTTGCTATGAAACTTAAGGTAGATGTTAATACAtgtaatataaacaaaatatatttattttaaggcACAAAATGCTCAGAATCAAAACTTGCCATTGAAGGCCATGTGAGGTGCATAGAAATTCATAGCATATCTCAGAAGCACAAAACGCATTAAGGACTAATCATATATGCCTATGACATCGAGAACAACCTATaaatgctctgataccaatgtAAGAAATAGAAACTTGCAGCGGAATATAAGTAATCGGTTTTTTGGCATACCTCTCTTGGCCTAAACCGATGATCACACAGGAGCTTTGAGATTATTCTATGCTGTCTAGAGCTAGCCTCCACGCAGACCAGCTATCCAAATACATTTTGAATTCTAGTTTGTGTAACCCACGAACCAAAACCGTTTCTTCGACGGTGTTGTACACTACTAGAGTGATGCAGACATAACTTACAACTTAAGAGCCTCACAACACTCTGTAAACACTATGAGAAAT is a genomic window containing:
- the LOC142630589 gene encoding flavonol synthase/flavanone 3-hydroxylase, with translation MEVERVQAIASLSLTTDTIPAEFIRPEKEQPAITTFRGPVPEIPTIDLSDPDQENLVRSIANASKEWGIFQVVNHGLPTDVIAKLQAVGKEFFELPPEEKEVYAKIPGSQSIEGYGTQLQKDIDGKKPWVDHLFHKIWPPSAINYRFWPKNPPSYRDANEVYAKYIREVANKLFTSLSLGLGVERHALKEGAGGEDIVYMLKINYYPPCPRPDLALGVVAHTDFSSLTILVPNEVPGLQVLKDDHWIDAKYIPNALIVHIGDQIEILSNGIYRSVLHRSTVDKGKARMSWPVFLEPPGEFVVGPLRQLVNEENPPKYKAKKFKDYAYCKLNKLPQ